TCCATATCTAGAAGGATTTGGCATCAAGTCAAAGTTTAGAGTTTGATGGAGGACTCTGATTATGACTGGGGTCAGGTGCTTCAGTGGAGTAATGGCGCTTGAAGAATAAAAGCTTTTAAGTGTTGTCAGCAGGCTTGTCTTAGCTGCTGCAGTGTACCACATCTGGTTACAGAGAAACACTACACAGTTTTAGGAGCAACATTAAATCTAGAGTTAGGTTCCACATGAAAGTGAAGAATTCTATGATCAACTGGGTGATTTGTTGCAATTGGAGCGTTAGCTTCTCTGTGTTTAATAGAAGATGGAAGCAGGAATGCTGCTTCTAGTTTCTAGTTTTATTGTTCTAGTCTAGCtgctgttttttatttattatttttttttttatggcttgTTAGTAACTTGTAACCTTGGCTGCTTTGTGTAGTATTTGTACTAGGCTTTCTTTTATTGTGCAGTTCTTTTGGGCTAGAGCTATAGAATTTCTGTACTTCTTCGCTTTTAACAAAATCTCACATTTATATAAAACTGAGAATTTGAGGTTGCTTGAAACATTGATGAGAATACTGAATGTAAGAGGGTGATAAGAATTGCTTTGATTTAGTGGAGAGTTGTTTTGGTGAGTATTCACCATAGGCACTGCGCTACTTTGGGATATATAATCTTCAGCCCATCAGGAATCttaaaatcaataatttcatatattttgtaACTATAAATTAATCTATGTTTGCACTAAGTGTATCATTTTATTTGATGCATAATAAGGGTATATCATTTGGTAACTTGAAGAGACAAGAAAACATGCCAAAAGTTCAATATAAACTCATCGGAGTATTTTGATTTAAATGATCTGGGAAAtagaaatttcaattcttttacagCACTCTAAAGAGAGACACAAGACTTCACTCCAAACTATCCTACCAGAAGCTAATTTTATTTgtgagaaaaaatttattttcttcaattaCACTCAGAAATACTCATCATTTCAATCCTGCTCTACGCATCCATGCGGATAATGCATCTAAGGCCTTCACCTCTAAGCATTAACTCAAAGGCCTTGTTGATTTCTGAGAAAGAGACTTCATGGGTGATGAACTTCTCTAGCTCAGCTCCTGCCACAAAATAGAACAATTAGAATGAcaaaactaaccaaaaaaacaaagaaaagagggTGAAGCGGAATAAATTACTTGGATttctaaatagtaaatacaagCCATGTAAAGGTAATTCATGATGAATAATGAAAGAGAAGACCTTGAAAGCAAGAACAATCAGACAAGGAAgaattaaagggaaaaaaaagatggtCTTATTCCCTTTTGGAGTTAGCATAATTTCTCTAGACTTTTTGgatttaaatttatatcttttgtttaTTCCTCAACTCTTGTCGGATCTAGAGGCAGGATTAAAGCATTCAAATGAGCACTTAATTAAGGTTTACCATGGAGGCCACTAGAGTCTTCTGGTGGCCATTAGAACatttttttgattaaaattGCTGTCAGTCACGTGTACAGAAACTAGCAGTCAAGTAAAAGAAGTAATCCTATATGCGGATTGCAAAGTGATCTAATCCATACCTTCTATTTTTCAATAAGAAATTCAGCTTACCTTATTCATGTACTTTTCAACCACCGAAGGCAAGTCAGACCGTGGTTTGTAGTTTCCAAAGAAGGTACCTTTGATAGTCCTCTCATTCAAGATATTCATTGGGTGGGTTTTAAATGCATCATCTTTGTTTGGGACACCAACAAGTACAGCAACACCCCATCCCTGCAAAGAAACATACCATATGACAGATTTTAGAAGAATGGATTCGAGATAAAATCTATTTATTATGTGAACAGGAGCTCGTGGGAAATTACATCATGAACACATTCAAATGCAGAAATCATGGCATTGATACTTCCAGTGCACTCGATACTTCGATCAACTCCACCATTGGTCATTTCAGCAAGCACCTAAAGAAGTCAAATAAAGTTAGAAAAGCCGTGAAAGTTGTTTGCACCTTCACCATGGAAAAATTTTTCTAGCATTTTAAAGTAAACCAACCTCATGAACAGGCTTGTCATGGTCTTTTGGGTTCACAAACTCGGTGACACCAAATTTCTTGGCTGTTGACAAGAACAAGGAAAATGAACataaaagacaaataaatgaaaaaccAGCAACTCAAGCATTCCATACTATATCATCAGATTTTGATAGCACCAAGTATCACCATACCTTCATCAAATCTCTTTGCATTCAGATCAACACCGATAATCCTTGAAGCACCCGCAATTCTAGCCCCTTCAGCAGCCTAATCACATAAAACCTTAAAATCATgtttgtgtgcgtgtgtgtgtatatatatatctttactAGAAACAGTAATGCTGCAGTAGTAATTCCAAAAAGAGCTATATCAAATAAGTCATCTGCATTAGAAAATAGGAGAGACTCACAGCTAGTCCAACAGCCCCGAGTCCAAAAATGGCAACAGTCGATCCCTTTTTGGGTTTTGCAACATTCAAGGTAGCACCAAGGCCTACAGAACTCAATTCTCAACAATAAGAGAATTGAACAAATAACTATCATGCAACTTAATTCAAATGGTTTTTAACCGACCTGTTGAGATTCCACAGCTGAGAACACAAACTTTGTCCAGAGGAGCAGCAGGATTAATTTTGGCAACACTACCAACATGTAGCACAGTGTACTCACTAAAGGTAGAAGTCCCAACAAAATGGTAAATGGGTTGTCCATCAATAGAAAATCTCGACTTGCCGTCATTGAGCATCACGCCTCGGTCAGTGTTTATCCTCAGGAGGTCACACATGTTGCTCTCCTCTGACTTGCAATGCCGACACTCCTTGCACTCCCCAGTGAAGACAGGAAGCACATGGTCACCAGGTTTGAGGTCTGTCACACCCTCACCAACGCTTTCAACAAtcctaaaataacaaaatgacCAGAAAGACAACTATATAGTTAGATAAACGTATTCAATTGTCTATGAAAGGAACTGAAACACAATTAAAACTATTTGATTGTAACTAGTATGttctaaatcttttttcttttcttgaaatgTCCATACCCGCCAGCTTCATGACCAAATATGCGAGGAAACAATGGGGTCTGTCCCTGCGTATTCAAAAATCAATCGGTTAAGAATATCTAGCACAGAAAATAAGTATTCACCAGAATAATGAATTTCTATACACgcataaatcatatatatatgatcaaaaTGTGATTACCTTGGCTTCCCAGAAGTAAACATCTGTGTGGCAGAGGGAGGTGAAGAGGATCTTGAGACGAACCTCCATGGCCTGTGGTGGTGCCACTTCCACTTCTTCTATCACTAGTGGCTTTCCAGCTTCCCATGCCACAGCAGCTGCAATGCACATTcatcaaataattaattggcaacaaaaaaaaaaaaaacataaacataaataggATGCTGCTTTGACACTGCTAAAACATAAAACTGCCTGCTTGAGGAAGGCTAAAAAGTATGACTACTGTTAAGAACAAAGAAGGATTGCCCTCGAATTTATACTAAAACATTGGTCAAACCTGGGTTGTTTGGACTTCATACTGAAACTGCAATGTAAAGCCCAAACTTAGAGAAACTTAATTTACAAACTACAAATGTATCATCCTAAACAAGACGAAAATAGAAAATGGATGGTCACATTCAGTCAATTCCGGTACCTGCTTCAAACTTCTTCAGTAGCCCTGTTCCTAATGGCAACTGTTTTTCCTTGTTATTATCTTGCGTCAAACACACAGGAGTTCAATTTGAATGGGACAATCAAAAGCAAAACATGTTGCTgtattgattattatttttggaacaCAAATAGTATATCCTATTCCAAAAAATTCT
This portion of the Castanea sativa cultivar Marrone di Chiusa Pesio chromosome 7, ASM4071231v1 genome encodes:
- the LOC142643148 gene encoding alcohol dehydrogenase 1 isoform X2; protein product: MSSTTAGQVIRCKAAVAWEAGKPLVIEEVEVAPPQAMEVRLKILFTSLCHTDVYFWEAKGQTPLFPRIFGHEAGGIVESVGEGVTDLKPGDHVLPVFTGECKECRHCKSEESNMCDLLRINTDRGVMLNDGKSRFSIDGQPIYHFVGTSTFSEYTVLHVGSVAKINPAAPLDKVCVLSCGISTGLGATLNVAKPKKGSTVAIFGLGAVGLAAAEGARIAGASRIIGVDLNAKRFDEAKKFGVTEFVNPKDHDKPVHEVLAEMTNGGVDRSIECTGSINAMISAFECVHDGWGVAVLVGVPNKDDAFKTHPMNILNERTIKGTFFGNYKPRSDLPSVVEKYMNKVTELEKFITHEVSFSEINKAFELMLRGEGLRCIIRMDA
- the LOC142643148 gene encoding alcohol dehydrogenase 1 isoform X1, which gives rise to MSSTTAGQVIRCKAAVAWEAGKPLVIEEVEVAPPQAMEVRLKILFTSLCHTDVYFWEAKGQTPLFPRIFGHEAGGIVESVGEGVTDLKPGDHVLPVFTGECKECRHCKSEESNMCDLLRINTDRGVMLNDGKSRFSIDGQPIYHFVGTSTFSEYTVLHVGSVAKINPAAPLDKVCVLSCGISTGLGATLNVAKPKKGSTVAIFGLGAVGLAAAEGARIAGASRIIGVDLNAKRFDEAKKFGVTEFVNPKDHDKPVHEVLAEMTNGGVDRSIECTGSINAMISAFECVHDGWGVAVLVGVPNKDDAFKTHPMNILNERTIKGTFFGNYKPRSDLPSVVEKYMNKELS